In Populus nigra chromosome 1, ddPopNigr1.1, whole genome shotgun sequence, one genomic interval encodes:
- the LOC133697500 gene encoding probable flavin-containing monooxygenase 1 isoform X1, which produces MACEKNHIQCSSKVGIIGAGISGIAAAKQLRHYSPLVFEASNSIGGVWKHCSFSSTKLQTPRCDFEFSDYPWPERDNASFPSHVQVLEYLHNYATHFDVLKYVKFNSKVVEIRYVGDRTSQLDMKPKEYGSLLNGYPAWEVAVETNQSTKVQWYAFEFLVVCIGKYGDLPRMPVFPPHQGEEAFLGKVLHALDYAKLDKDAAHKLLKGKKVAVVGYKKSALDLAVECAAANQGPEGQPCTMVIRTLHWTVPSYWIWGLPFFLFFSTRSSQFLHERPHQTLFKTLLCLLLSPMRRGISKFIESYLAWKLPLAKYGLKPDHPFVEGYASCQMAILPENFFEEADKGNILFKRASKWWFWSRGIEFEDKTRLEADVVLLATGYEGKKKLQDLLPEPFSSLVVDSSGIMPLYRGTIHPLIPNMAFVGYIESVSNLHTAELRCIWLARLADEKFKLPGIEKMLEQTNEEIQVMKRTTRFYKRHCISTFSINHSDDICEEMGWNSWRKKNWFSEAFSPYNSQDYEENKEN; this is translated from the exons ATGGCTTGTGAGAAAAACCACATTCAGTGTTCCAGCAAAGTTGGGATCATTGGAGCAGGAATTAGCGGCATTGCTGCCGCTAAACAGCTTCGACATTACAGTCCACTGGTCTTTGAGGCCTCTAATTCAATTGGGGGTGTCTGGAAACATTGTTCTTTTAGTTCTACTAAACTCCAAACACCTCGATGTGATTTCGAGTTTTCAGATTACCCTTGGCCCGAGAGGGATAATGCGAGTTTTCCTTCTCATGTCCAAGTTTTGGAATACTTGCACAACTATGCTACACATTTCGATGTGTTGAAATATGTCAAGTTCAACTCCAAGGTGGTGGAGATTCGGTACGTTGGTGACCGAACCAGCCAACTTGACATGAAACCAAAAGAGTATGGATCCTTGCTGAATGGCTATCCTGCTTGGGAGGTAGCTGTAGAGACTAACCAGTCCACGAAGGTTCAG TGGTATGCTTTCGAGTTTCTCGTCGTATGCATTGGAAAGTATGGAGACTTGCCAAGAATGCCAGTATTTCCACCCCATCAAGGCGAAGAAGCATTTCTCGGCAAAGTCCTGCACGCTCTGGATTATGCTAAGCTCGACAAAGATGCTGCTCATAAGCTTCTCAAAGGAAAAAAGGTTGCCGTTGTTGGCTACAAGAAATCAGCTCTTGATTTAGCTGTGGAGTGTGCAGCTGCAAACCAAG GGCCAGAAGGACAGCCGTGCACAATGGTGATAAGGACTTTACATTGGACTGTTCCTTCATACTGGATTTGGGGCTtgccatttttcttgtttttttcaacaAGGTCCTCTCAATTCCTCCATGAAAGGCCACACCAAACCTTGTTCAAGACCCTTCTGTGCCTTCTTCTATCTCCCATG AGAAGAGGAATTTCCAAGTTCATAGAGTCTTATTTGGCGTGGAAGCTTCCCCTTGCGAAGTATGGGTTGAAACCAGACCACCCATTCGTGGAGGGTTATGCATCTTGCCAAATGGCTATCTTGCCTGAAAATTTCTTTGAAGAGGCAGACAAGGGAAATATACTGTTCAAAAGAGCATCAAAGTGGTGGTTTTGGAGTCGAGGAATTGAATTTGAAGATAAAACCAGATTAGAGGCTGATGTTGTGCTTCTTGCCACTGGTtatgaaggaaaaaagaagctCCAAGATTTATTACCAGAACCCTTTTCCAGTCTTGTTGTAGACTCTTCTGGGATCATGCCCTTGTACAG GGGCACGATTCATCCATTGATTCCTAACATGGCTTTCGTGGGATATATTGAAAGTGTATCGAACCTGCACACCGCAGAGCTGCGATGCATTTGGCTAGCTAGACTAGCAGATGAGAAATTCAAGCTTCCAGGCATTGAAAAGATGCTTGAACAAACAAATGAAGAGATACAAGTCATGAAGAGGACTACCAGATTTTACAAGAGGCATTGCATTTCCACTTTCAGTATCAACCACAGTGATGATATCTGTGAAGAGATGGGATGGAATTCTTGGAGGAAGAAGAATTGGTTCTCGGAAGCTTTCAGCCCTTATAACAGCCAAGACTacgaagaaaacaaagaaaattag
- the LOC133697500 gene encoding probable flavin-containing monooxygenase 1 isoform X2, whose translation MACEKNHIQCSSKVGIIGAGISGIAAAKQLRHYSPLVFEASNSIGGVWKHCSFSSTKLQTPRCDFEFSDYPWPERDNASFPSHVQVLEYLHNYATHFDVLKYVKFNSKVVEIRYVGDRTSQLDMKPKEYGSLLNGYPAWEVAVETNQSTKWYAFEFLVVCIGKYGDLPRMPVFPPHQGEEAFLGKVLHALDYAKLDKDAAHKLLKGKKVAVVGYKKSALDLAVECAAANQGPEGQPCTMVIRTLHWTVPSYWIWGLPFFLFFSTRSSQFLHERPHQTLFKTLLCLLLSPMRRGISKFIESYLAWKLPLAKYGLKPDHPFVEGYASCQMAILPENFFEEADKGNILFKRASKWWFWSRGIEFEDKTRLEADVVLLATGYEGKKKLQDLLPEPFSSLVVDSSGIMPLYRGTIHPLIPNMAFVGYIESVSNLHTAELRCIWLARLADEKFKLPGIEKMLEQTNEEIQVMKRTTRFYKRHCISTFSINHSDDICEEMGWNSWRKKNWFSEAFSPYNSQDYEENKEN comes from the exons ATGGCTTGTGAGAAAAACCACATTCAGTGTTCCAGCAAAGTTGGGATCATTGGAGCAGGAATTAGCGGCATTGCTGCCGCTAAACAGCTTCGACATTACAGTCCACTGGTCTTTGAGGCCTCTAATTCAATTGGGGGTGTCTGGAAACATTGTTCTTTTAGTTCTACTAAACTCCAAACACCTCGATGTGATTTCGAGTTTTCAGATTACCCTTGGCCCGAGAGGGATAATGCGAGTTTTCCTTCTCATGTCCAAGTTTTGGAATACTTGCACAACTATGCTACACATTTCGATGTGTTGAAATATGTCAAGTTCAACTCCAAGGTGGTGGAGATTCGGTACGTTGGTGACCGAACCAGCCAACTTGACATGAAACCAAAAGAGTATGGATCCTTGCTGAATGGCTATCCTGCTTGGGAGGTAGCTGTAGAGACTAACCAGTCCACGAAG TGGTATGCTTTCGAGTTTCTCGTCGTATGCATTGGAAAGTATGGAGACTTGCCAAGAATGCCAGTATTTCCACCCCATCAAGGCGAAGAAGCATTTCTCGGCAAAGTCCTGCACGCTCTGGATTATGCTAAGCTCGACAAAGATGCTGCTCATAAGCTTCTCAAAGGAAAAAAGGTTGCCGTTGTTGGCTACAAGAAATCAGCTCTTGATTTAGCTGTGGAGTGTGCAGCTGCAAACCAAG GGCCAGAAGGACAGCCGTGCACAATGGTGATAAGGACTTTACATTGGACTGTTCCTTCATACTGGATTTGGGGCTtgccatttttcttgtttttttcaacaAGGTCCTCTCAATTCCTCCATGAAAGGCCACACCAAACCTTGTTCAAGACCCTTCTGTGCCTTCTTCTATCTCCCATG AGAAGAGGAATTTCCAAGTTCATAGAGTCTTATTTGGCGTGGAAGCTTCCCCTTGCGAAGTATGGGTTGAAACCAGACCACCCATTCGTGGAGGGTTATGCATCTTGCCAAATGGCTATCTTGCCTGAAAATTTCTTTGAAGAGGCAGACAAGGGAAATATACTGTTCAAAAGAGCATCAAAGTGGTGGTTTTGGAGTCGAGGAATTGAATTTGAAGATAAAACCAGATTAGAGGCTGATGTTGTGCTTCTTGCCACTGGTtatgaaggaaaaaagaagctCCAAGATTTATTACCAGAACCCTTTTCCAGTCTTGTTGTAGACTCTTCTGGGATCATGCCCTTGTACAG GGGCACGATTCATCCATTGATTCCTAACATGGCTTTCGTGGGATATATTGAAAGTGTATCGAACCTGCACACCGCAGAGCTGCGATGCATTTGGCTAGCTAGACTAGCAGATGAGAAATTCAAGCTTCCAGGCATTGAAAAGATGCTTGAACAAACAAATGAAGAGATACAAGTCATGAAGAGGACTACCAGATTTTACAAGAGGCATTGCATTTCCACTTTCAGTATCAACCACAGTGATGATATCTGTGAAGAGATGGGATGGAATTCTTGGAGGAAGAAGAATTGGTTCTCGGAAGCTTTCAGCCCTTATAACAGCCAAGACTacgaagaaaacaaagaaaattag